CATTCCACTCAAACTGGAATCTTGGCTGAATCACGAAAGATTTAATCTTATAATCTGTACGGATACCCATTTCATCATATAACTTCTGGTTGAACTCCGCTTTCGGATAGCCTCCGTAATCCAATCTCAAACCTCCCATAAAGTCAAGACCTTTGGCGATTTTAGTCTGAAACTGTCCATAAACCCCGATATTCCAGATGGCTGATTTTACAGAAGGATCATCCATTAAAGGAACTTCTCGGTAATATCTGTTGGAAACCAGATTATTAAAGGCATCCATTCCTTGATAATGGAATCTCCCGTTCACCTCACTTCCGTAAACCGACCTTGCTTTAGTATACATTAAGTCGGCTCCGAAGGTATATTTCACTTTATCGGTATTATAATATAAATTGTCTACAACCTGAAAAACATTATTTCTGAAACTTTCCTGCCCGAAACGGTGCCCCCCGATCTGGATACTTGTTGTTTTTGTACTTCCGTCATAAATCTTCGAAGCTACCCCTTCCACAATGGCTCTCGGAACCGGATGTCCCAGTTCATCATTCTGGTAGCTGTCCTGAAATGTATAAAGATACTGAGCTTTTAATTCGTTGGTAAGGTTAGGTTTCAGATTAGATCTTAAAGTTAATAACAAACTGTTGTCTAAATTTTTATCATTTCCATAAGATTCAAAGAAATTGATAGCGGTGTTGTCACCTAAACCATTCTTGTTTAAATCATAGGTAAAGTTATTTCTTAATGTCAATAAATGTTTGTTATTAATCTGCCAGTCCAAACGTAAAAATCCGGCATCAGAATTCCTTACCTTATCAAAAGTTCCGAATTGCGGAGAATTTCCCACGCCATATTTAGCTCTTGCAATATCTAAAAACTGGTTTAATGTCTGGTTGGTAATATTAAATCTTGCTTCATCTTCATTCGATCTGACATCTGCAATAATTAAAGGTCTTGAATCCAGCTGATGATCCCACGCTACAAAGAAGTGTAGTTTATTTTTAATAATGGGACCTCCCAATGAAAAACCAAACTGGGACGTTGAGAAATCATTCTGTCTCTTATTTCCACGAATATCATAAGGACTCGAAAGCCAGTTGGTTCTTAAATATTCCCAGGCACTTCCCGAAAACTTATTGGTTCCGGACTTCGTTACTGCACTTACCGTACCACCACCGCTTCTTCCCAGCGTAACGTCGTATTGGTTGGTGGTAATTTTAAATTCTCGAACCGCCTCAATAGAGATAGAAAAAGGAGCTCCGCTTCGGCTTGTGGTAGAACCTGCGGACGTAGGATTTTTCGCCGTCATCCCGTCTATTGTAAAATTGGTGGAAGATCCCAACTGTCCAGATAAATTTCCCCCTTTTCCACTCAGTGGAGAAAGCTCGGTAAGGTTATTGAAATTTCTTCCGTTCACCGGTAGAATTCCGATATTTTTTGCGGTTATAGCTGTTGCTGCTCCTAAATTACCGATCTTATTTTTTAGATTTCCGGTAATAACTACTTCTTCTATTCTCTTTTCCTTGTTGTCACCTAAATTAAGGTTTACCGTTACCTGATCACCAAAATTAACATTGTACCCTTCCTTTTTTTCATCATTGACAATAACCGTATACGGTCCACCCAAAGGAATTTCTTTGAAAATATACTCTCCTTTCGAATTGGTTTCCGTTTCTGTTTTGAATCCTGTAGATTCATTCACAATCGTAACTTTCATCTTTTCCTGAGCCATACTTCCGGCAGCGGTTACCTTTCCTACAATCGAAGCCTGGGTAGTCTGTGCATAAGCCAGTGTCCCAAAGCTTAAAAATAATAATCCTAATACAATCTTTACTTTTCTCATGTCTTCAAATTAGCTGAGTGCAAAGGTATCACGACTTTCTTCCGCTCCCCTTTAAGTGAATTTTAACATTTTTTAAACAATATTATAATTTTATGTTAACAGAATTTAAACAATCCGTTTATCCCTTACATATTCAGTTTATTAAGCTGTGTTACCAATTTTTAATTTTCGTAACCTATTTAATTCTCCTATTTTTTAAATGGAATTAATCCAACGCAAATTCGACATTAATTCACTTATTTTCAGTATATTAAAGAAACACTTATCATAAATAATGAATTTCCTCAAGTCAATGGTCAATAGTCAATTTTATCTTACGTAAAAATTCAATTGCGTAGCAAAATTCACCATTCACGATATCATTTAGAGGCTGCTTAAATTTTATTGCCAAAAATTTTTATAGCTATTTTGAGATGGATTTTTTGCTTCGTGTTTGCAGATTTAGCGGGCTAAATCAAAAATAGGAAGTGAAAAATACGCTCAAAAGAGCATCAAAATGGAGCAAAGATCAACTTCATTAAGGATAATAAATAAAACGGTAAAATTTTAAACAGGCTCTTAATCTTCCAACCCATTAAGCTGATTTTTTTTCATAGAGTTCAAGTTAGTTTAGTTATTTTTGCTCAAAAGATAGAATTACAATGCCTGAAAACATTCAACAAAAAATAGAAGAACTTAGAAAAGAGCTTCATCAGCATAATGAAAATTATTACCTTCTGGATATGCCTACGATCACAGATTATGACTTCGATATGTTACTCGAAGAACTTCGTGATCTGGAAGCCAAACATCCCGAATTTTATGATGAAAACTCTCCTACCGTACGTGTTGGCGGTGGAATTACAAAAGTTTTCCCGACCGTTCAGCATAAGTTCAGAATGTATTCTTTGGATAATTCTTATGATTTTGATGATCTTGAAGACTGGGAAAAAAGAATCATTAAAACCATCGATGAGCCGGTGGAGTTTGTTGCAGAATTAAAATATGACGGGGCTTCGATCTCTATTCTGTACGAAAACGGAAAACTAGTTCAGGCCGTAACACGTGGCGACGGTTTTCAGGGTGATGAAATTACAGGAAACGTAAGAACAATCTCTGATATTCCGTTAAAATTGAAAGGTGACTTTCCTGAACATTTCTTTATGCGTGGTGAAATTTATTTAACCAGAAAAAATTTCGACAAAATCAATAAACTGCGTGAAGAAGAAGGTTTGGACCCCTTTATGAATCCCCGAAATACGGCAAGCGGAAGTTTGAAAATGCAGGACAGCGGTGAGGTGAGAAAACGCGGTCTATCATCTGTTTTGTATCAGTTTATTTCAGAAGACATTCCGGCAGAATCGCATTGGGAATTGCTTCAGAAAGCGCAAGGCTGGGGTTTCAAAACGTCTCAGCAGGCAAAATTGTGCTCTACTTTGAATGAGGTGAAAGAATTCATCAATTTCTGGGATGTTGAAAGACACAATTTACCTTTTGAAATTGACGGTATTGTTTTAAAAGTCAACTCATTAAAACAACAAAGACAACTTGGATACACAGCAAAATCTCCCCGTTGGGCAATGGCTTATAAATTTAAAGCAGAAAAAGTGGAAACCGAATTACAAAGTGTTTCTTATCAGGTCGGAAGAACGGGAGCGATTACTCCGGTTGCCAATCTGAAGCCTGTTTTATTAGCCGGAACGATTGTAAAAAGAGCGTCTTTGCATAATGAAGATATCATCAAAAAGCTCGATTTGCATGAAAATGATTTCGTATATGTTGAAAAGGGAGGTGAAATTATTCCTAAAATCGTTGGGGTAAACACAGAGAAAAGAACCGAAGAGAGCAAGGAAATCGAATACATCAAAAACTGTCCGGAATGCGGAACTGCACTGGTAAAAATTGAAGATCAGGCGATCCACTTCTGTCCGAATGATTTACACTGTCCGCCGCAGGTTGTGGGAAGAATGATTCATTATGTTTCCCGAAAAGCTTTAAATATTGATAATTTAGGAAGCGAAACCATCGAACAGCTTTACAGAGAAAGATTGATTGAAAATCCTGCTGATTTTTATGCTTTAACGAAAGAACAAATTCTTCCGTTGGAAAGAATGGCAGAAAAATCGGCTCAGAATATCATCTCCGGAATTGAAAAATCAAAAGAAATCGCTTTCGAAAAAGTGTTGTACGGAATCGGAATAAAGCACGTTGGGGAAACCGTTGCAAAGAAATTAGTTAAAAATTTCTCTACGATTGACGAACTGAAAAATGCAACCGTAGAAGAACTTTGTCAGGTTGAAGATATCGGAACCAAGATCGCGGTAAGCATTGTTGATTTCTTTGCCAATTCCGAAAATATCCTGATGATTGAAAGACTAAAATCTTACGGTGTCCAATTGGAAAAAGGAGAAAGTACGAACGAAGTTGTATCGAATGTTTTAGAAGGAAAGACCTTCCTTTTCACCGGAAAATTATCGTTATTCACAAGAGAGGCAGCCGAGGAAATGGTAGAAAAACACGGCGGAAAAAATATATCAGCAGTTTCCAAAAACCTAAATTTCTTAGTTGTTGGCGAAAAAGCAGGAAGTAAACTCAAGAAAGCCCAGGATATCGGAACGATTGAAATTCTCGATGAACAGCAGTTTTTAGACCTTATTGAGAAACAATAATATATAATATACATATCAAACATACAAAGACTGTCTTTTTCAGACAGTCTTTTTTTGTGACACTCAGTAAAATTTACAATTTAATTAAAAATCCTAAATATCATTAGATACATTTCAAAAAATAAACTTTAAAAATTTAAAATAAAAACTAAATTTTAAATTTCATTAACAATACAATTTTATTTGTACATTTATCAAACCAAATCACTAAACCATGAAAAAACACCTATCTGTCAGCGCTCTTTCTTGCGCATATCAAAAGATAAAATTCTTTGAGCCGAAATGTTCGATGCTTGAGGAAAAATTGTACGGACTGGTTGCTCCAAACAAAATTCAATGAATATTTCTGAACTTTCCAACAAAAATTACATGCTCAGAATAATTTTCCAAAAGAAAGTATCCACACAGAGATTCATAACAAAATAGTTTTTTTTAATATCCTTTCTTTGAAGGCTGTCTTTTTTAAGGCAGTCTTCTTTTGTTATTTTAAATACTCTTCCATTGGGGTATTTATTGAATCAAGTACAAAAGTTGGAGACTAGGCAAAAAAGTTTAGATCATGTAAGATGAAATTTTTTGCTCTCGCAGATTTTGCGAATGATGCAGATTCTTTTCCTTACACTTTACATCGTGAACACAAAGCCTCACCAAGTTTTTTGATAACTTCCGTTTTAAGTATCACCAAGCTGTTTTACTTATAAAAGATCACGAAGATTAAGCAAAAATTGATCAGCAGCATCATCTGTGAAAATCCGTGTATCTGTGGGAAATAAAAATATTGGTGCATTCGTGGCAGAAAATACATCTAAACAATTTCTCTCCAAGTTTTGAAACTGATCGTATTTATTGTAATTTTATTCCATTCAAGTCAAATTTTAGTCATGGATTTTTTAAAAGATCACTATGTTGTTCAAAATGAACTGTTACTGATATTTATTTCAGTAATTTTAGGTCTGTTTATCGGTGCTGAAAGGGAATACCGAAACAAATCTGCAGGTTTGAGGACTTTTATTTTAGTCTGCTTCGGATCCTGCCTTTTTACCATTCTTTCTATTAAAATAGGGATACAGAATCCGGATCGTCTGGCAGCCAATATCATTACCGGAATCGGTTTTTTAGGTGCAGGAGTTATCTTTAAAGGTGATAATAAAATCGACGGAATTACCACTGCAACCACCATTTGGGCAACCGCCTCAATCGGAATGGCAGTCGGTTCGGGATATGTCTACCTTTCTCTTCTCGGAACCGTTTTGGTCTTATTAATTTTAAGTTCGCTTACGTATTTACAGAATTATATCGACAATCATCATAAAATTCGAGAATATAAAATTGCTGTGGAAAGTTCGCAGTACATCGGGCATTGCGAAGAATTATTTAAAGAACATCATTTAAAAATGTTAATGATCAGACAGCAATACACCCAAGGAAATCTTGCTACAACATGGAGATTAACAGGTAAAAATACTCACCATGAAACCTTGATTCGGGCGTTAATGGCTGATGAAAAAATTATTGCCTACCAATTTTAGACAAAAAAATAAAGGCTTTCGCCTTTACCATTATTTCTTTGTGAAAACATACAATTTCTTATTAGGTCCATCAATCGGCTTTCCGCTCATATCCAGCTGCGTGATCGTGTTTTCGCCGACTTTATATTTATAATGAGTATTTTTCCCCTTTAAAGTAATGACACTTCCCCCGGCATCCCACTCAAAAGTTCCTTTTTCCTCACTGATCCCTTTTCTCTCCAGATATT
The sequence above is a segment of the Chryseobacterium sp. MYb264 genome. Coding sequences within it:
- a CDS encoding MgtC/SapB family protein; translation: MDFLKDHYVVQNELLLIFISVILGLFIGAEREYRNKSAGLRTFILVCFGSCLFTILSIKIGIQNPDRLAANIITGIGFLGAGVIFKGDNKIDGITTATTIWATASIGMAVGSGYVYLSLLGTVLVLLILSSLTYLQNYIDNHHKIREYKIAVESSQYIGHCEELFKEHHLKMLMIRQQYTQGNLATTWRLTGKNTHHETLIRALMADEKIIAYQF
- the ligA gene encoding NAD-dependent DNA ligase LigA, encoding MPENIQQKIEELRKELHQHNENYYLLDMPTITDYDFDMLLEELRDLEAKHPEFYDENSPTVRVGGGITKVFPTVQHKFRMYSLDNSYDFDDLEDWEKRIIKTIDEPVEFVAELKYDGASISILYENGKLVQAVTRGDGFQGDEITGNVRTISDIPLKLKGDFPEHFFMRGEIYLTRKNFDKINKLREEEGLDPFMNPRNTASGSLKMQDSGEVRKRGLSSVLYQFISEDIPAESHWELLQKAQGWGFKTSQQAKLCSTLNEVKEFINFWDVERHNLPFEIDGIVLKVNSLKQQRQLGYTAKSPRWAMAYKFKAEKVETELQSVSYQVGRTGAITPVANLKPVLLAGTIVKRASLHNEDIIKKLDLHENDFVYVEKGGEIIPKIVGVNTEKRTEESKEIEYIKNCPECGTALVKIEDQAIHFCPNDLHCPPQVVGRMIHYVSRKALNIDNLGSETIEQLYRERLIENPADFYALTKEQILPLERMAEKSAQNIISGIEKSKEIAFEKVLYGIGIKHVGETVAKKLVKNFSTIDELKNATVEELCQVEDIGTKIAVSIVDFFANSENILMIERLKSYGVQLEKGESTNEVVSNVLEGKTFLFTGKLSLFTREAAEEMVEKHGGKNISAVSKNLNFLVVGEKAGSKLKKAQDIGTIEILDEQQFLDLIEKQ
- a CDS encoding TonB-dependent receptor, which codes for MRKVKIVLGLLFLSFGTLAYAQTTQASIVGKVTAAGSMAQEKMKVTIVNESTGFKTETETNSKGEYIFKEIPLGGPYTVIVNDEKKEGYNVNFGDQVTVNLNLGDNKEKRIEEVVITGNLKNKIGNLGAATAITAKNIGILPVNGRNFNNLTELSPLSGKGGNLSGQLGSSTNFTIDGMTAKNPTSAGSTTSRSGAPFSISIEAVREFKITTNQYDVTLGRSGGGTVSAVTKSGTNKFSGSAWEYLRTNWLSSPYDIRGNKRQNDFSTSQFGFSLGGPIIKNKLHFFVAWDHQLDSRPLIIADVRSNEDEARFNITNQTLNQFLDIARAKYGVGNSPQFGTFDKVRNSDAGFLRLDWQINNKHLLTLRNNFTYDLNKNGLGDNTAINFFESYGNDKNLDNSLLLTLRSNLKPNLTNELKAQYLYTFQDSYQNDELGHPVPRAIVEGVASKIYDGSTKTTSIQIGGHRFGQESFRNNVFQVVDNLYYNTDKVKYTFGADLMYTKARSVYGSEVNGRFHYQGMDAFNNLVSNRYYREVPLMDDPSVKSAIWNIGVYGQFQTKIAKGLDFMGGLRLDYGGYPKAEFNQKLYDEMGIRTDYKIKSFVIQPRFQFEWNVNEGNKDFLKFGAGIFSSDINNYMVINNLVFDGKHLATVDVNPSQIGLTPDFISYRNDYASVPSLAQYQLPTINYTGKDAKIPIVYKANFSYTHFFNERFRAGIAGYMALGRNNYFYYDRNMVTTPFITLANEGGRGVFVPESGITNNANNTVTLNWKDGRINKNFGRVLELASDGKVNQFSFVLDTSYRYWKDGEITASYTWSDIKDNTSYNGNVANTATLSTLVQSDPRDLRMTYSDNQFRNKVVLYGNSPTIAGFTLGLRYSGIGGTRFSVTAGGNINGDFVDSNDLAYIFPNLTQSLVDDPEVGKALKDYITKYNNNIAERNGGKNGFYGVWDVRVAKKIKFDKIGAFELSVDIFNVANLLNKEWGVNKSYGNMALYRATKFNTDTKQFEYVRNTNGLEPLSGNPYQIQIGAKYSF